Genomic DNA from Flavobacterium sp. N502540:
TGATCCAAAAGCAATTGGAGTTGGACAATACCAACACGATGTGGATCAGACGAAATTAAAAGAAGAATTAGACAACACGGTAATTCGTTGTGTGAACTCGGTTGGAATCAATATCAATACGGCGAGTAAACATTTATTGAGTTATGTGAGTGGAATAGGAGAGAAGCTGGCCGAAAATATCGTTCAGTATCGTTCAGAAAATGGTCCATTTGAAGACCGAAAACAACTTAAAAAAGTGCCTCGTTTAGGAGATAAGGCTTATCAGCAGGGAGCTGCTTTTATTAGAATTACAAATGCTAAAAATCCGCTGGACAATTCGGCAGTGCACCCTGAGGCGTATCCGGTTGTGGAGAAAATGGCGAAAGATTTAAAACTTTCGGTAAATGAATTAATTGCTAATAAAGAGAAAACAGCCCTTATTAAGGCCGAAAATTATATTACTCCTCAAATTGGGTTATTAACTTTAAAAGATATTATAAAAGAGCTTGAAAAGCCTGGATTAGACCCGAGAAAGTCGGCTAAGGTTTTTGAGTTTGATGCCAATGTAAAATCGATCAAAGATTTGAAAACCGGAATGATTTTACCGGGAATTGTAAATAACATTACCAATTTTGGCTGTTTTGTTGATATTGGAATTAAAGAAAGTGGCCTGGTTCACATTTCTCAGCTAAAAGCAGGATTTGTCAGCGATGTAAACGAAGTAGTAAAACTACATCAGCATGTTGACGTTAAGGTTACTGAGGTTGATGAAGACAGAAAGAGAATTCAGCTGACGATGATACTATAAAAAAGGAAATAAAAAAATCCCAAATTACAATCTTATATAATTGTAATTTGGGATTTCTAACAACTCGAAAGTTATTATTTTGTTTCTTCCTCTTCTTTTTTAGCAGCAGGAGCAGATTGATCATCCTTAGCGGCATTTTTGAATTCTTTAATTCCGCTTCCTAAACCTTTCATTAATTCCGGAATTTTTTTACCTCCAAAAAGTAATATCACAATACCTACTATTACGAGGATTTCTGTAAGACCTAATCTTCCCATGATTGTATATTTAATGCCGAAGCAAATTGTTTTCTAAATTTTAAGCAAAGGTATATAGAAATATACGAACAAGGAGTCTTTTTAGATT
This window encodes:
- a CDS encoding twin-arginine translocase TatA/TatE family subunit, with product MGRLGLTEILVIVGIVILLFGGKKIPELMKGLGSGIKEFKNAAKDDQSAPAAKKEEEETK